In Mycolicibacterium alvei, a single window of DNA contains:
- a CDS encoding SpoIIAA family protein, translating into MIDVLPDMPEGVFGIRVSGRVRGDDLSDFRPKMDEMLASGEIRIVEVISPDYEGFGPGGLVADMKVGFGMLLRHHSAFKRIAVVSDKDWVAHAMHAFAWMIPGELKVFGLEELDAAKEWAAG; encoded by the coding sequence ATGATCGATGTCCTTCCCGATATGCCCGAGGGTGTGTTCGGTATCCGTGTGTCCGGCCGGGTGCGTGGTGATGACCTGAGCGACTTCCGGCCGAAGATGGATGAAATGTTGGCGTCCGGTGAGATCAGGATCGTCGAGGTCATCTCACCCGACTACGAGGGTTTCGGGCCCGGCGGGCTGGTGGCGGATATGAAGGTCGGCTTCGGCATGTTGCTGCGCCATCATTCCGCATTCAAACGGATCGCCGTGGTGTCCGACAAGGATTGGGTAGCCCACGCCATGCATGCGTTCGCGTGGATGATTCCGGGGGAGCTCAAGGTATTCGGACTTGAGGAGCTCGACGCGGCCAAGGAGTGGGCCGCGGGCTGA
- a CDS encoding nitroreductase family protein, which yields MTQHEPLAMPLEEAMRTQRAIRRLKGEPVDDALVLHILELAMKAPTGSNAQNWEFIVVKDREVVAKLGGLNRRALKFGGPIYKRVVVRRMDDQMLRIEKAVQWQADHFDEIPVVVVACLKGVIPLWPSVAVSSAYGSIFPAVQNLLLAARAAGLGAALITMPLWSKLLARRALGLPWNVTPCAVIPLGWPKGKYGPTTRRPVGEFVSLDRYGNRAFL from the coding sequence ATGACGCAGCACGAGCCCTTGGCCATGCCGCTCGAAGAGGCGATGCGTACTCAACGGGCGATCCGTCGGCTCAAGGGTGAGCCCGTTGATGATGCACTCGTGCTTCACATTCTGGAACTCGCGATGAAGGCGCCGACGGGTTCGAACGCACAGAATTGGGAGTTCATCGTCGTCAAGGACCGCGAGGTCGTCGCGAAACTCGGCGGCTTGAATCGCCGAGCCTTGAAGTTCGGCGGTCCGATCTACAAGCGCGTCGTTGTCCGCCGCATGGATGACCAGATGCTGCGGATCGAGAAGGCGGTGCAATGGCAGGCGGATCATTTCGACGAGATCCCCGTCGTAGTCGTCGCCTGCCTCAAGGGTGTCATTCCGCTCTGGCCGTCGGTGGCGGTGAGCAGTGCCTACGGTTCCATTTTCCCCGCGGTGCAGAACCTCTTGCTGGCGGCACGTGCGGCTGGGTTGGGCGCAGCACTGATCACCATGCCGTTGTGGAGCAAGTTGTTGGCGCGGCGCGCCCTGGGCTTGCCGTGGAACGTCACTCCGTGTGCGGTCATCCCGCTGGGCTGGCCGAAGGGCAAGTACGGGCCGACGACACGTCGGCCGGTCGGAGAATTCGTCTCACTCGACCGCTACGGCAATCGAGCGTTTCTGTAG
- a CDS encoding DEAD/DEAH box helicase family protein, translated as MTNFAFVGAADWPEIHEDCARAESYLSTDPRSACIYSRRAIEQLVGLIYDILDLPLPYKNDLSARINEPPFRSKVPPAIVQKLNLIRKAGNAAAHEQKPIAPNIALAVLRELHHIMVWAVFHYSAYPKAAPLKLPFDPKLAAKAAPLTRQEAGQLAAKFAAQDEKHAKALAEKDELAAARDAEIDRLREEIKKAQAANKQPDDRDYSEAQTRDTFIDLLLNEAGWPLADAKDREYEVTGMPTEGGRGFVDYVLWGANGLPLALVEAKRTSKSPHIGEQQATLYADCLEKMTGQRPVIFLTNGYEHWIWDDAAGYPSRQIQGFYTRDELELMIQRRQTRQALADAPIDSAIVERHYQHRAIRAIDETFTGKRREALLVMATGSGKTRTVIALVKQLMEANWAKRVLFLADRTALVTQAANAFKTHLPDATTVNLLTEKITDGRVYVSTYPTMMNLINDTGTGTKKFGPGYFDLVVIDEAHRSVYQKYRAIFEWFDSLLVGLTATPKDEVDHNTYRLFHLEDGVPTDAYGLDDAVKEGFLVPAVGISGGTKFLDRGIRYADLPEAEKDEWEALDWGDDTPEDVTTEEMNKVLFNESTVDMVLADLMAKGHRVAAGDRLGKTIIFAKNRDHAEFIARRFDIQYPHLAGHFARVITHGTSHAQSLIDDFSVADKAPHIAVSVDMLDTGIDVPEVVNLVFFKLVRSKTKFWQMIGRGTRLRPDLFGPGQDKQNFYVFDYCGNLEYFSQDLPGSPGSLQKSLNQRLFETRLGLITALDHLQPPTDADPGEGQGTETDRGLRVDVAWSLHRIVAGMTLDNFLVRPHRRLVEQYARWEPWAGTLSTETAGDVAESLAGLPSTHKDDDEDAKRFDMLVLRRQLAQLEGDALAAERLREKIQDIASGLLNQTAIPSIAAQQELLDEVAGDQWWVDVTLPMLEHARRKLRGLLRFLEKAKKVIVYTDFADELGESTLVDLPGITPGTNWERFELKARAYLKQHQDHVALQRLRRNKPLTTADLAALEQMLVDSGTGGADDIALAKEQAHGLGLFIRGLVGLDHEAAVDAFSAYLDGAKFGVDQIRFINLIITELTATGVVEPARLYESPYIDHAPTGPDHVFADADVDNIVQILNTVKGNAVPIDGVA; from the coding sequence GTGACCAACTTCGCTTTCGTCGGCGCCGCAGACTGGCCCGAGATCCACGAAGACTGTGCCCGCGCCGAAAGTTATCTCAGCACCGATCCACGCTCGGCGTGCATCTACAGTCGGCGGGCCATCGAACAACTCGTCGGCCTGATCTACGACATCCTCGATCTGCCGCTGCCCTACAAGAACGACCTGTCGGCCCGGATCAACGAGCCGCCGTTCCGCTCCAAGGTGCCACCGGCAATCGTGCAGAAGCTCAACCTGATTCGTAAAGCCGGCAATGCGGCCGCACACGAACAGAAACCGATCGCCCCGAACATCGCACTGGCCGTACTGCGCGAACTGCACCACATCATGGTGTGGGCGGTGTTCCACTATTCGGCCTATCCGAAGGCCGCGCCGCTGAAGTTGCCTTTCGACCCGAAACTGGCGGCCAAGGCTGCTCCGCTGACCCGCCAGGAAGCCGGCCAACTCGCCGCGAAGTTCGCCGCCCAAGACGAGAAGCACGCCAAAGCGCTGGCCGAGAAGGACGAGCTTGCCGCCGCTCGGGATGCCGAGATCGACCGGCTGCGTGAGGAAATCAAGAAGGCCCAGGCCGCCAATAAGCAACCCGACGACCGCGATTACTCCGAAGCACAGACCCGCGACACCTTCATCGACCTGCTGCTCAACGAAGCGGGCTGGCCGCTCGCCGACGCCAAGGATCGCGAGTACGAAGTCACCGGCATGCCGACCGAGGGTGGACGCGGCTTCGTCGACTATGTGCTGTGGGGTGCCAATGGCCTGCCGCTGGCCCTCGTAGAAGCCAAGCGCACCAGCAAGAGTCCGCACATTGGTGAGCAGCAGGCCACGCTGTACGCCGACTGCCTGGAGAAAATGACGGGCCAGCGCCCGGTCATCTTCCTCACCAACGGCTATGAGCATTGGATCTGGGACGACGCCGCCGGCTACCCCTCCCGACAGATTCAAGGGTTCTACACCCGCGACGAGTTGGAACTGATGATCCAGCGTCGCCAGACCCGTCAGGCGCTCGCCGACGCTCCCATCGACTCGGCGATCGTCGAACGTCACTATCAGCACCGCGCCATCCGGGCGATCGACGAAACCTTCACCGGCAAGCGCCGCGAGGCCCTGCTGGTGATGGCCACCGGTTCGGGTAAGACCCGCACCGTCATCGCCCTGGTCAAGCAACTCATGGAGGCCAACTGGGCCAAGCGCGTGTTGTTCCTGGCCGACCGCACCGCACTGGTCACCCAGGCCGCCAACGCGTTCAAGACCCACCTGCCCGACGCCACCACGGTGAACTTGCTGACCGAGAAGATCACCGACGGGCGCGTCTACGTCAGCACCTACCCGACGATGATGAACCTCATCAACGACACCGGCACGGGGACAAAGAAATTCGGACCCGGATACTTCGACCTGGTGGTCATCGACGAGGCCCACCGGTCCGTCTACCAGAAGTACCGGGCCATCTTCGAGTGGTTCGACTCGCTGCTGGTCGGGCTGACCGCAACCCCCAAGGACGAGGTCGACCACAACACCTACCGACTGTTCCACCTCGAGGACGGCGTGCCGACCGACGCCTACGGTCTCGACGACGCGGTCAAGGAGGGATTCCTGGTGCCGGCAGTGGGAATCTCCGGTGGCACAAAGTTTCTCGACCGCGGAATCCGCTACGCAGATCTACCGGAGGCCGAAAAAGACGAGTGGGAAGCCCTGGACTGGGGTGATGACACTCCCGAGGACGTCACCACCGAAGAGATGAACAAGGTCCTGTTCAACGAGAGCACCGTCGACATGGTGCTCGCCGATTTGATGGCCAAGGGGCACCGCGTCGCCGCCGGTGACCGCCTGGGAAAGACCATCATCTTCGCCAAGAACCGCGACCACGCCGAGTTCATCGCCCGCCGCTTCGACATCCAATATCCACATCTGGCCGGGCATTTCGCGCGCGTCATCACCCACGGAACCTCCCACGCGCAATCACTCATCGACGACTTCTCCGTCGCCGACAAAGCCCCGCACATCGCAGTCTCGGTCGACATGCTCGACACCGGCATCGACGTACCCGAGGTCGTCAACCTGGTGTTCTTCAAGCTGGTCCGCTCGAAAACCAAGTTCTGGCAGATGATCGGACGCGGTACCCGGCTGCGCCCGGACCTGTTCGGGCCGGGGCAGGACAAACAGAACTTCTACGTTTTCGACTACTGCGGCAACCTCGAATACTTCAGCCAGGACCTGCCCGGCTCCCCTGGATCGTTGCAGAAGTCGTTGAACCAGAGACTGTTCGAAACCCGGCTGGGTTTGATCACCGCGCTCGATCACCTGCAGCCACCCACCGACGCCGATCCGGGCGAAGGACAGGGCACCGAGACAGACCGTGGTCTGCGCGTCGATGTGGCGTGGTCATTGCACCGCATCGTGGCCGGCATGACTCTGGACAACTTCCTGGTGCGCCCGCATCGACGCCTGGTCGAGCAGTATGCGCGGTGGGAGCCGTGGGCCGGCACCCTGAGCACCGAGACTGCCGGCGACGTCGCCGAATCCCTGGCCGGGCTACCGTCGACACACAAAGACGACGACGAGGACGCCAAACGCTTCGACATGCTGGTCCTGCGCCGCCAACTCGCCCAGCTCGAAGGCGACGCCCTGGCCGCCGAACGGCTACGCGAGAAGATTCAGGACATTGCGTCAGGACTGTTGAATCAGACCGCGATTCCCTCGATCGCCGCGCAGCAGGAGCTGCTGGACGAGGTCGCCGGCGACCAATGGTGGGTCGACGTCACGCTGCCGATGCTCGAGCATGCACGCCGCAAATTGCGTGGGCTGCTCCGCTTCCTGGAGAAGGCCAAGAAAGTCATCGTCTACACCGACTTCGCCGACGAACTCGGTGAGTCCACGCTCGTCGACCTGCCCGGCATCACGCCCGGCACCAATTGGGAACGATTCGAACTCAAGGCGAGGGCCTACCTCAAACAGCACCAGGACCACGTCGCGCTGCAACGCCTGCGCCGCAACAAACCACTCACCACCGCCGACCTGGCCGCCCTGGAACAGATGCTGGTCGACAGCGGCACCGGAGGCGCCGACGACATCGCGCTGGCCAAGGAACAGGCGCACGGACTGGGATTGTTCATCCGTGGGTTGGTAGGCCTGGACCACGAGGCTGCCGTCGACGCCTTCTCCGCATACCTGGACGGCGCCAAGTTCGGCGTCGACCAGATCCGGTTCATCAACCTGATCATCACCGAACTCACCGCCACCGGCGTGGTTGAACCGGCCCGCCTGTACGAATCGCCCTACATCGACCACGCACCAACCGGCCCCGATCATGTGTTCGCCGATGCCGACGTCGACAACATCGTGCAGATTCTCAACACCGTGAAAGGCAACGCGGTACCCATCGACGGGGTCGCCTGA